A stretch of Brassica napus cultivar Da-Ae chromosome C6, Da-Ae, whole genome shotgun sequence DNA encodes these proteins:
- the LOC106394726 gene encoding indole glucosinolate O-methyltransferase 4-like, protein MSNHFQGPVTTNLKQVLTKEEQVADENMVSLQAESIVNTLAFPMVLKAALELGVIDTIAAAGNGAWLSPSEITVSLPTKPTNPEAPVLLDRMLRLLVSHSMLKCRMVKSRENGRTGKMERVYAAEPVCTYFLKDSDGSGSLASLLIMFHDQVIFKTWTKLKDVILEGRDAFSNAHGMRIFEYINVDERFGELFHQAMSESSTIVMKKVLEVYRGFEGVNTLVDVGGANGTILGLITSKYPHIKGVNFDLAQVLIDAPFYPGVKHVSGDMFKEVPSGDAVFMKWILHDWADEHCIKILKNCWKSLPEKGKMIILERITPEEPMGGDLLSDTVFAMDLLMLTQCSGGQERSLSQFENLAFESGFIRCEVICLAYSYSVIEFSK, encoded by the exons ATGTCAAACCATTTTCAAGGGCCCGTAACCACAAACCTTAAACAGGTTTTAACCAAAGAAGAACAAGTAGCCGACGAGAACATGGTGAGCTTGCAAGCTGAGAGTATAGTGAACACTCTGGCTTTCCCTATGGTTCTTAAAGCCGCCTTGGAGCTCGGCGTCATCGATACCATCGCTGCTGCAGGCAACGGTGCGTGGCTTTCACCCTCCGAGATAACGGTTAGTCTCCCAACCAAGCCAACGAACCCGGAGGCACCGGTTTTGCTGGACCGGATGCTGCGGTTACTCGTCAGCCACTCGATGTTGAAGTGCCGTATGGTAAAAAGCAGAGAAAACGGTCGAACCGGAAAGATGGAAAGGGTATACGCAGCCGAACCGGTTTGCACATATTTCTTGAAAGATAGTGACGGTTCTGGTTCTCTCGCGTCTTTGCTCATCATGTTCCATGACCAAGTCATTTTTAAGACTTG GACAAAGCTCAAGGATGTGATACTGGAAGGAAGAGATGCGTTCAGCAATGCACACGGCATGAGAATATTTGAATACATTAACGTGGACGAACGATTTGGTGAGCTATTTCACCAGGCAATGTCGGAATCTTCCACAATAGTCATGAAGAAGGTGCTAGAAGTTTACAGAGGTTTTGAAGGTGTTAACACTCTCGTGGATGTAGGAGGAGCAAATGGCACCATATTAGGTTTAATCACATCCAAGTATCCTCATATCAAGGGAGTTAATTTTGACCTAGCTCAGGTTTTAATCGATGCTCCATTTTATCCAg GAGTTAAGCATGTCTCTGGAGACATGTTTAAAGAAGTTCCAAGCGGAGATGCCGTCTTTATGAAA TGGATATTACATGATTGGGCGGACGAACATTGTATAAAGATTCTAAAGAATTGTTGGAAGAGTTTGCCGGAAAAGGGAAAGATGATAATTTTAGAGAGGATTACACCAGAAGAACCAATGGGTGGTGACCTTTTATCTGATACTGTGTTCGCCATGGACCTGCTAATGTTGACACAATGTTCGGGTGGTCAAGAGAGATCTCTTTCACAATTCGAGAACTTAGCATTCGAGTCAGGTTTCATTCGATGTGAAGTCATTTGTCTTGCGTATTCATATTCTGTTATCGAGTTCAGCAAATAG